The Bombus vancouverensis nearcticus chromosome 12, iyBomVanc1_principal, whole genome shotgun sequence genome contains a region encoding:
- the LOC117154964 gene encoding dolichyldiphosphatase 1, whose product MASSDDDSFYEIKSRFVDTVQKSEWVPLSLTLVEYPQGDLFGKFLALISLVPFVIIIGFITLILFRRDLHTITFFSGVIFNEWINFILKHTICEARPMRRDAVYVEYGMPSMHAQFMWFFATYTILFICIRLHHNNNSSISEKFWRITIIAACIIVAILVTYSRVYLLYHSKSQVLWGTFIGIILGTVWFTITYVVLTPIFPVIVSWRISEYLLLRDTTLIPNILWFEYTNIRTEARARSRKLVSMKSQ is encoded by the exons ATGGCATCGTCAGACGACGACTcgttttatgaaattaaatcGCGTTTCGTCGATACTGTCCAAAAATCAGAATGGGTCCCTTTGTCCCTTACCTTAGTTGAATATCCACAAG GTGATTTATTTGGAAAGTTTTTAGCTCTGATAAGTTTAGTACCATTTGTTATTATAATTGGTTTTATAACATTGATTCTCTTTAGAAGAGATTTACACACA ATTACCTTTTTTAGCGGTGTTATATTTAATGAatggataaattttattttaaaacacaCAATTTGTGAAGCAAGGCCAATGAGACGTGATGCTGTTTATGTTGAATATGGTATGCCATCGATGCATGCACAGTTCATGTGGTTTTTTGCTACATATACCATACTTTTTATATGTATCAG GTTACATCACAATAATAACAGCAGCATCTCAGAAAAGTTCTGGAGGATCACTATCATAGCTGCTTGTATAATTGTTGCTATTTTAGTCACATACAgtagagtttatttattataccaCAGCAAATCTCAGGTTCTGTGGGGTACATTCATAGGTATCATATTAGGGACAGTATGGTTTACAATCACATATGTAGTCCTTACACCAATTTTTCCTGTAATTGTATCATG GCGGATATCAGAATATTTGTTATTACGCGATACAACATTAATTCCTAATATTCTTTggtttgaatatacaaatattcgtaCAGAGGCGCGAGCACGTTCAAGAAAACTAGTATCAATGAAATCGCAATGA